Proteins found in one Ornithorhynchus anatinus isolate Pmale09 chromosome 8, mOrnAna1.pri.v4, whole genome shotgun sequence genomic segment:
- the ORNANAV1R3259 gene encoding vomeronasal 1 receptor ornAnaV1R3259: protein MARGVCFLSQTGVGIIGNSLLIPFYLFSLFLGSKLKPTELIIIHLSLVHIVMLLTRGIIIAGDMIRLHLVQSDVECKWFSYLCRITRGLSICTTCLLSMAQAITLSPTNSYLFNLKVQVPNITLPVLGIMWIPNMLISTNLLFQMAAYQNSTNTDNNCYLVPINTLLQGLILTSMALRDILSLGLMSCSSGYMVLLLHRHSHEVQHLHSPHQAPEASPERRATQTILLLVSGFVVFYCGDFVLSLLLGTSMKNNAALLNASMFVVSGYATASPFVLLTCDTKVIRFLGDFLGIMPSNHLRPC from the coding sequence ATGGCTCGGGGagtctgtttcctctcccagactggAGTTGGAATCATCGGtaactccctcctcatccccttctacCTCTTCTCACTCTTCTTGGGTTCCAAGCTAAAGCCCACAGAACTGATCATCATCCACCTGTCCTTGGTCCACATCGTGATGCTTCTAACCAGGGGGATCATCATAGCAGGAGACATGATACGGCTGCATCTAGTACAGTCGGATGTTGAGTGTAAGTGGTTCTCCTATCTATGCCGCATCACCAGAGGCCTCTCAATCTGCACCACTTGCCTCTTGAGCATGGCCCAGGCTATCACCCTCAGTCCTACCAATTCCTACTTGTTCAACCTGAAAGTTCAAGTGCCAAACATCACCCTCCCAGTCTTAGGCATCATGTGGATTCCAAACATGCTGATAAGCACCAACCTCCTGTTCCAAATGGCGGCCTACCAAAATTCAACCAACACTGATAATAATTGTTACCTTGTGCCTATCAACACACTCCTCCAGGGACTGATTCTCACCTCCATGGCTCTCCGCGACATCTTATCTCTAGGGCTCATGAGTTgctccagtggctacatggtccttctccttcACCGACATAGTCACGAAGTCCAGCATCTTCACAGCCCCCATCAAGCCCCTGAAGCATCACCAGAAAGACGAGCAACCCAGACCATTCTGCTGCTTGTGAGTGGCTTTGTGGTCTTCTACTGTGGCGACTTTGTTCTTTCCCTGTTACTAGGTACATCCATGAAGAACAATGCTGCCCTATTGAATGCTAGCATGTTTGTGGTCAGTGGATATGCCACTGCCAGTCCCTTTgtgttgctcacctgtgacaCGAAAGTCATCAGGTTTCTAGGTGATTTTCTAGGAATAATGCCCTCAAATCATCTCAGACCATGCTGA